The genomic window TCATATGCATGCGGAGCAGTGTCAGCAGTGTCCACCGTGTCATGGTGTGTGAACTCTCACTTTCATGAACCCTCCGACTTGGCGGCTTTCCATAGCTGGTGTGGTCAGCAGTGGGGTATAAAACTGGCCGGCAGCTCCGTTGACAGATCAGTTCAGAACAAGAGTTCAACCAGAGCGCAAACCAAAACCCACAAACAGCACCATGAAAGTGAGTTATCAAACGGATTTATCCTGCTAGTTAACCAAAACATAAAAGCATTGATTAGTAATTCTTCAAGGAAGTTTGGGTTCCAAGACTTCAAGATCCTAAATCCAATCAAAGAAATCAAGTTTACATAAAATTCTTTTACAAGCTTAAAGTACGaatattaaacttaaaaactaactaaataaaacatttgatttaacAGTTCGCCGTCGCCGTTATCTTCACTTTGGCCCTCGCCATGGGCGTGCAGTCGTCGGTGATCCCCCTGCTGTCCCAGGTGGCTGGACATGGACTGTCCTACACCGCCGTTTCCGGACCCGCTGTGGTGGCCTCTCCCTGGGCCGTTCCCGCCGCCCACTGGCCCGCCGCCGTGAACGTGGCCTCGTGGCCTCCGGCAGCGATCCATGCCGCCGCTCCTGCCGTGGTTGCTGCCGCCGCTCCCGCTGTGGTTGCCGCTCATGCTCCCTCCGTCGTCGTGGCCCCAGTGGCCCACAGTGGCGTCTACACTGCCCAGACCCGCGGTGCCATCCACACCGCTCCTCTGGCCGGACACATCCAGTCGGTGGCCTCCATCAATGCCGCCCCCGCTCCCGGAACCTTGTAAGAAGGATACTACCTTGAATGCCCTTGCCGATCCGACCATTGCCTCTACCACGGAAACTGCCATTGATGGGCAAGCCCCGCTATCGAACTGGGGTACCCCACAACACTGTTTTGTAAATACATTGTATATATAGACATATATAGACAGGGTACTCGCACCTAGCACCTGAACAGGATCCTTTCATACCTGTCCCAAAAACGGAGTCATCAAAATTCCCTTTCGACCCAAGCACTCGGCCACGTTTGTGGCTGCCTCTTTCTCTCTCGCTTACCTATTTATTTAGCATACATTTTCCAAGCATTCCTGTGAAAAAGCCCCTCGAGTTTTCCTTCGAACGGAATGCCGAGTGCATTCTGGAAGGAAATGCTTGTACATCTTGccaataaagaaaatgtaacTAAAGTATAAAGGTTTTATTTTGGGCAGAGTTGGGAATTAGAatgaaataatacaaataacaTACAAAGTATTTCAAGTTTTATAGTTCCTCATTCTGtgttttccacttttcagAACATTAAAAGATGTTATTCGTTTGCTAAAGTTATACTTAAAGATAATATAAGTATACAAAGTATGTTTTGGTGaagcgaaaaagaaaataaatagttCGTGCCTGACATATTCCCACAGGCGCACAGTCAATTAGTATACAAAGCCCGTTGGCTCGCAATCTATTATCATCGCATTTTTACGCCTCCGAATGCAATTAATTGACTCATTGCCTCAAATTGACACCACGCTGGAGCCCCTTCCTCCATAATAAAGTGTGATTAGAGCAAAGCAATCGGATCGAACGCTGAAATGTCAAGTTCATGCGCATGCGCAAAGTCTCCAACTGCGTTCAATGCGAAATGCAGCCACAAATCAAATCGAGCTTGTTTTCCACTCCATATCATTTGATTTGCTGTAGCAGGGTCCAACTGTTGCGTGATTTTCCCCTCCCACTTTGCCAgccccttttttattttccccctACGAGTTTCAACTGCGGCTTACAAAGTCTCGCGCTTGTTGTTCATGTTTATAGTTGCGATTTTGTTGCCGCATTTGGCCGTTGAATGAAATGCGTCAGTGTATCAATAGCAGTCCCCCTCGAACTTCCTTCAACTTTTTCCCACCACACCTCCTTTTCattgcactgaaaaaaattgaTCAAATATATGTTAGTATACAAGTGTACTATATATGCTTATCAAAATTCAATGTCCACAAATGCTTTACCTTTAAAATGTTGTTATTTGAGTATGATATTAGTATATATTATTTCtaatatttttctaaaattattgaatttctTTTCTGAGCACCGTCTTGCGATTCAATCTGTTGTATTGAACTGACTGCAATGATTTATTGTACGCCGGCGGCCAA from Drosophila yakuba strain Tai18E2 chromosome 2L, Prin_Dyak_Tai18E2_2.1, whole genome shotgun sequence includes these protein-coding regions:
- the LOC6526916 gene encoding adult cuticle protein 1, with amino-acid sequence MKFAVAVIFTLALAMGVQSSVIPLLSQVAGHGLSYTAVSGPAVVASPWAVPAAHWPAAVNVASWPPAAIHAAAPAVVAAAAPAVVAAHAPSVVVAPVAHSGVYTAQTRGAIHTAPLAGHIQSVASINAAPAPGTL